The Tenacibaculum jejuense genome includes a window with the following:
- a CDS encoding phosphate ABC transporter substrate-binding protein yields MKKFSRFKSAFGLNEYGLIDFPRKISGIQISRIKVGKEQGCEWCFPHGYETINVTIPERNWKSQRKTQWKKEF; encoded by the coding sequence ATGAAAAAGTTTAGTCGATTTAAAAGCGCTTTCGGTTTAAACGAGTATGGATTAATAGATTTTCCGAGAAAAATTTCTGGAATACAAATTTCTAGAATAAAAGTAGGTAAAGAACAAGGTTGTGAATGGTGTTTTCCTCACGGATATGAAACTATAAACGTAACTATACCTGAAAGAAACTGGAAAAGTCAACGAAAAACACAATGGAAAAAAGAATTTTAG
- a CDS encoding nucleotidyltransferase domain-containing protein, with protein MTLEELKKSNSIIFESISGSRAYGLQTPTSDTDIRGVFILPKDKFYSLDYVGQINNETNDIVYYELRKFIELCLKNNPNILELLNMPAECIQIKHPIYDKITSELFLSKLCKNTFANYAFTQIKKARGLNKKIVNPVEKERKEIIDFCTVLQGKKSSPLKEYLTEHDLDINNCGLAKIPNMKNCFNLFYSDLLGYQGIARENANEVCTSSIPKEEKPIAVLYSNLEGYSSYCKKYKEYWDWVDKRNDERYKSNISHDKNYDAKNMMHTFRLLQMAEEIAKNKVINVRVSESERKYLFRIKNAEFEYDDLVNEAETIKKELEQLYETSDLPEKPDKALANELLNSIRTEFYNQNDISSV; from the coding sequence ATGACACTAGAAGAATTAAAAAAATCAAACTCAATTATTTTTGAAAGTATCAGCGGAAGTAGAGCTTATGGATTACAAACGCCTACTTCAGATACTGATATTAGGGGTGTTTTTATTTTACCGAAAGATAAATTCTATTCGTTGGATTATGTTGGACAAATCAATAATGAAACGAATGATATTGTGTATTATGAATTAAGAAAGTTTATAGAATTATGCTTAAAGAATAATCCGAATATTCTAGAATTATTAAATATGCCAGCTGAGTGTATTCAAATTAAACATCCGATTTACGATAAAATTACATCTGAGTTATTTTTATCAAAATTATGCAAGAATACATTTGCTAATTATGCTTTTACTCAGATTAAAAAGGCGAGAGGTTTAAATAAGAAAATTGTTAATCCGGTTGAAAAAGAACGAAAAGAAATCATTGATTTTTGTACTGTTCTCCAAGGTAAAAAGTCATCACCATTAAAAGAATATTTAACAGAACATGATTTAGATATCAATAACTGCGGATTGGCTAAAATTCCAAATATGAAGAATTGTTTCAATTTGTTTTATAGTGATTTATTAGGTTATCAAGGAATTGCGAGAGAAAATGCAAATGAGGTGTGTACAAGCTCAATTCCGAAAGAAGAAAAGCCAATTGCAGTTTTATACAGTAATTTAGAAGGTTATTCATCGTATTGTAAAAAGTACAAAGAATATTGGGATTGGGTCGATAAAAGAAATGACGAACGTTATAAAAGTAATATCTCTCATGATAAAAATTATGATGCGAAGAACATGATGCACACATTTCGTTTATTGCAGATGGCAGAAGAGATTGCTAAAAACAAAGTTATAAATGTTAGAGTTAGCGAATCTGAAAGAAAATATTTATTTAGAATCAAAAATGCTGAATTTGAATACGATGATTTAGTTAATGAAGCAGAAACTATTAAAAAAGAATTAGAACAGCTTTATGAAACTTCAGATTTACCAGAAAAACCAGATAAAGCTTTGGCCAATGAGTTATTAAATAGTATTAGAACTGAATTTTATAATCAGAACGATATTAGTAGTGTGTGA
- a CDS encoding M90 family metallopeptidase — protein sequence MLYIISTLIILFLVYKSITKEKVEPKINTVEIQEHWYTLLEENVLFYKQLNTEDRLHFKKRIQTFLNRVEIVAVDFELEDLDILLVAASAIIPVFGFNNFMYPNLKTVIIYPDYFNEDLEFAAKSKNKIIGGLVGNGRFENKMILSRRALHHGFTNKTDKGNTGIHEFVHLLDKLDGNIDGIPKALLDNKNLLVWLDLVHDKMEDINNDDSDIRNYGGTSKEEFFAVACEYFFERPMLLKRKHPKLYQMLDDCFTVD from the coding sequence TTGTTATATATCATTAGTACTCTTATTATCCTTTTTTTAGTATATAAATCAATTACTAAAGAAAAAGTTGAACCTAAAATTAATACTGTTGAAATTCAAGAACATTGGTATACACTATTAGAAGAAAATGTACTGTTTTATAAACAATTAAATACAGAAGACCGTTTACATTTTAAAAAACGAATTCAGACTTTTTTGAATCGTGTAGAAATTGTTGCGGTTGATTTTGAACTTGAAGATTTAGATATTTTATTAGTTGCAGCAAGTGCTATTATACCAGTTTTTGGTTTTAATAATTTTATGTATCCAAATTTAAAAACTGTGATTATTTATCCAGATTATTTTAATGAAGATTTAGAGTTCGCAGCAAAGTCAAAAAACAAAATTATTGGTGGATTAGTTGGAAACGGACGTTTTGAAAATAAAATGATTCTATCGAGAAGAGCTTTACACCATGGTTTTACGAACAAAACTGATAAAGGAAATACCGGAATCCATGAATTTGTTCATTTACTAGATAAACTAGATGGAAATATTGATGGTATTCCTAAAGCATTATTAGACAATAAGAATTTGTTAGTTTGGCTAGATTTAGTTCATGATAAAATGGAAGATATTAATAATGATGATTCTGATATTAGGAATTACGGAGGAACATCAAAAGAAGAATTTTTTGCTGTTGCTTGCGAATATTTTTTCGAAAGACCAATGTTATTGAAAAGGAAACATCCAAAGTTATATCAAATGTTAGATGATTGCTTTACTGTAGATTAA
- a CDS encoding DUF434 domain-containing protein, which translates to MPKNRGKEGSDDRLFGQEFMLRKIKEAVYDMSFLLERGYGEASSCELAGNRYKLNKRQQQAIKGMSAAVSAIKSRKEKQISKENLIGKEIIIDGFNQIILLESILSNAYIFEGKDGAYRDLSSLHGTYKSVNQTEEAIRLIGDFFQKYKVKKVVWVFDQPVSNSGRMKTKLLTIAEKHDYNWDVILENNPDKVIANNEFVAITSDAWILDRVPIWFNLIAELLPKNYKTLVSC; encoded by the coding sequence ATGCCAAAAAATAGAGGAAAAGAAGGTTCAGATGATCGATTATTTGGACAAGAATTTATGCTACGAAAGATAAAAGAAGCAGTTTACGATATGTCGTTTCTATTAGAACGTGGCTATGGAGAAGCTTCTTCTTGTGAATTAGCTGGAAATCGTTATAAGTTGAATAAGCGTCAACAACAAGCTATAAAAGGAATGTCTGCTGCTGTATCAGCTATAAAAAGCAGAAAGGAAAAGCAAATTTCGAAAGAGAATTTGATCGGTAAAGAAATCATAATTGATGGTTTTAATCAGATTATATTATTAGAAAGTATTCTTTCTAATGCGTATATTTTTGAAGGAAAAGATGGAGCTTATCGTGATTTGTCTTCTTTACACGGAACTTATAAAAGTGTAAATCAAACAGAAGAAGCAATCCGTTTAATTGGTGATTTCTTTCAAAAATATAAGGTAAAAAAAGTAGTTTGGGTTTTCGATCAACCAGTTTCTAATAGTGGTAGAATGAAAACTAAATTATTAACTATTGCAGAAAAACATGATTACAACTGGGATGTAATTTTAGAAAATAATCCAGATAAAGTTATTGCAAATAATGAATTTGTAGCTATAACTTCAGACGCTTGGATACTAGATCGCGTACCTATTTGGTTTAATTTAATAGCTGAATTACTTCCAAAAAATTATAAAACATTAGTTTCTTGTTAA
- a CDS encoding RNA ligase, Rnl2 family — translation MFKKYNSIENTYREKQIEQVYLHGYDKEKYVVQEKVHGANFSFITDGEVIQVAKRSGLIAEGEKFNNYKYVLEKYRTAIEKLYVLVKEKYPTMTEVTVYGEIFGGSYEHSEVPKSKGMSRIQKGVFYTPDNDFYAFDIRIDQDVYLNVDEANELFETVRLFYAKSLFEGSFKDCLAYSNEFDSKIPGWLGLPEIKDNTCEGVVIKPVESKIFKNGTRVIFKNKNEKWSERSHATTRVRKTTVVSFSDKEKETLEKLMSYINENRLMNVQSKLGDFEPKQTGKTIGLLSQDAFVDFKKDYEDEWNTIEKERQKLFTKALNKEAVSLVKEVLLFK, via the coding sequence ATGTTTAAGAAATATAACAGTATTGAAAACACATATCGTGAAAAACAAATTGAGCAAGTTTATCTTCATGGATATGATAAAGAAAAATATGTAGTTCAAGAAAAAGTGCACGGAGCTAACTTTTCTTTCATTACAGATGGAGAAGTAATTCAAGTCGCAAAACGTAGTGGGTTAATTGCTGAAGGCGAAAAATTTAACAACTACAAATACGTATTAGAAAAATATAGAACAGCTATTGAAAAACTGTACGTACTTGTTAAAGAAAAATACCCAACTATGACTGAAGTTACTGTCTATGGAGAAATCTTTGGAGGTAGTTATGAACACTCAGAAGTACCAAAATCAAAAGGAATGTCAAGAATTCAAAAAGGAGTCTTTTATACACCTGATAACGATTTTTATGCTTTTGATATTCGTATTGATCAAGATGTATATCTAAATGTAGATGAGGCGAATGAACTTTTTGAAACCGTTAGACTATTTTATGCAAAATCACTTTTTGAAGGTTCATTTAAAGATTGTCTAGCATATTCAAACGAGTTTGATTCAAAGATTCCAGGTTGGCTTGGTCTTCCAGAGATTAAAGATAACACTTGTGAAGGTGTTGTAATTAAACCCGTAGAAAGTAAAATTTTTAAAAATGGAACACGAGTAATCTTTAAAAACAAAAACGAAAAATGGTCTGAACGTTCACATGCAACAACACGAGTTAGGAAAACTACTGTGGTATCGTTTTCAGATAAAGAAAAGGAAACTCTAGAAAAACTAATGAGTTACATTAACGAAAACAGACTAATGAACGTACAAAGTAAATTGGGTGATTTTGAACCAAAACAAACTGGTAAAACTATTGGTTTACTATCCCAAGATGCTTTTGTAGATTTTAAGAAAGATTACGAAGATGAGTGGAATACTATTGAAAAAGAACGTCAAAAACTATTTACTAAAGCGCTTAACAAAGAAGCTGTTAGTTTAGTTAAAGAAGTACTTTTATTCAAGTAA
- a CDS encoding nucleotidyltransferase domain-containing protein, protein MEKRILEHLAALEKEKNIEILFAVESGSRAWGFASPDSDYDIRFVYKHSKDWYLNLWETKDTIEFMTEDDLDGSGWDIRKALRLLAKSNASFTGWLFSPVIYRANTAFLEELKILASENFNPIAGFHHFHAMNKGFEETLGTDKMTLKSFFYTIRTALCANWIAKKHTIPPVYFRELYELIDTSFHAKIDAVIQLKSERIEKSSDPVSDELIRLVRDVINENNELKNSLPSGKANQEAFNTFFLKYLDL, encoded by the coding sequence ATGGAAAAAAGAATTTTAGAACATTTAGCTGCATTAGAAAAAGAAAAGAATATTGAAATTCTATTTGCAGTGGAATCAGGAAGCAGAGCTTGGGGTTTTGCTTCTCCAGATTCCGATTATGATATTCGATTTGTCTATAAACACTCTAAAGATTGGTATTTAAATCTTTGGGAAACAAAAGATACGATCGAATTTATGACAGAAGATGACTTAGATGGATCTGGCTGGGATATCAGAAAAGCACTTCGTTTATTAGCAAAGTCAAATGCTTCGTTTACAGGTTGGTTATTTTCACCTGTAATTTATAGAGCCAACACCGCCTTTTTAGAAGAATTAAAAATATTGGCAAGCGAAAACTTTAATCCAATTGCTGGATTTCATCATTTTCATGCAATGAATAAAGGTTTTGAGGAAACTTTAGGAACTGATAAAATGACATTAAAGAGTTTCTTTTATACTATCAGAACTGCTTTATGTGCCAATTGGATTGCCAAAAAGCATACGATTCCACCAGTATATTTTAGAGAATTGTATGAATTAATTGATACATCTTTCCATGCTAAAATTGATGCTGTAATTCAGCTAAAAAGTGAACGAATAGAAAAGAGTAGCGATCCTGTTTCAGATGAACTAATTCGTTTAGTTAGAGACGTTATTAATGAAAATAACGAGTTAAAAAATAGTTTACCAAGTGGAAAAGCAAATCAAGAAGCGTTTAATACTTTCTTTTTGAAATATTTAGATTTGTAA
- a CDS encoding ABC transporter ATP-binding protein, translating into MENKLTKQELLIQQATEYYNQGDHSLGYRMLLDAALNTNKSEVYKAALAFVEIYEKEENDKSKILDDFIICKETINNFSIEDKNIIGQPILKGISIEKEYKRGKFKLGPIDIKLHKGDIFGLVGENGNGKTTLLTILASLIEKTSGDLSYSFLEHSDDIYDLKSKLVYIPQRTSKWYGSVIDNLKFALVHHGVTGEKNHLLVYMMIARFGLWKYKDLKWSELSSGYKMRFELARTMLRKPEIVLLDEPLANLDILAQQVILEDLKMLAKSHVNPIAMIFSSQQLYEVEKVSDEVIYLRNGKPTDLLGLKTQEENSLIIELDTTNSREDIEKVFQEYELEQIEYNGGVYIIYFKDNTITFNNVLSIIASNNFTIQYIRDISKSTRRFFVY; encoded by the coding sequence ATGGAAAATAAGTTGACAAAACAAGAATTGCTTATTCAACAAGCCACAGAGTATTACAATCAAGGAGATCATTCTTTAGGATATAGAATGTTACTTGATGCAGCTTTAAATACCAATAAATCAGAAGTCTATAAAGCTGCATTAGCATTTGTAGAAATTTATGAAAAAGAGGAAAATGATAAATCTAAAATTTTAGATGATTTTATAATATGTAAGGAGACTATAAATAACTTTAGCATAGAAGATAAAAACATAATTGGACAACCAATACTCAAAGGAATTTCTATTGAAAAAGAATATAAAAGAGGAAAATTTAAATTAGGACCAATTGATATTAAGCTTCATAAGGGGGATATTTTTGGTTTGGTTGGAGAGAATGGAAATGGTAAAACAACTTTACTCACAATTTTAGCTTCTTTAATAGAAAAAACATCAGGTGATCTTTCGTATTCATTTCTTGAGCATTCAGATGATATATATGATTTAAAATCAAAATTAGTTTACATTCCTCAAAGAACTTCAAAATGGTATGGAAGTGTCATTGATAATTTGAAATTTGCTTTAGTTCATCATGGAGTTACAGGTGAGAAAAATCATTTATTGGTGTATATGATGATTGCAAGGTTCGGTTTGTGGAAATACAAAGATTTAAAATGGAGTGAACTATCTTCTGGTTATAAAATGCGTTTTGAGTTAGCCAGAACGATGCTTAGAAAACCAGAAATTGTTTTATTAGACGAACCGTTGGCTAATTTAGATATTCTTGCTCAACAGGTAATTTTAGAGGATTTAAAAATGTTAGCAAAATCACATGTAAATCCGATTGCTATGATTTTTTCTTCACAGCAATTATACGAAGTAGAGAAAGTTTCAGATGAAGTAATTTATCTTAGAAATGGTAAACCAACAGATCTTCTAGGCTTAAAAACACAAGAAGAAAATTCTTTAATTATCGAATTAGATACAACTAACTCACGAGAAGATATTGAAAAAGTATTTCAAGAATACGAGTTAGAACAAATAGAATATAACGGAGGAGTGTATATCATTTACTTTAAAGATAATACGATTACTTTTAATAATGTGCTATCAATAATAGCTTCAAATAATTTTACAATACAATACATTAGAGACATTTCTAAATCAACAAGAAGATTTTTTGTGTATTAA